One window from the genome of Streptomyces sp. WZ-12 encodes:
- a CDS encoding VOC family protein, giving the protein MALTNLNLVSVPVSDQDRAKHFYAEVLGFTVLMDNPMGENMRWVMLQPPGASTKITLVTWFPTMPAGSLKGSVLSCDDLESTLRELAHRGVTFHEQEIQQAPWGRWKSFDDPDGNGWIVQQDAAF; this is encoded by the coding sequence GTGGCTCTGACCAACCTCAACCTCGTCTCCGTCCCGGTCTCCGACCAGGACCGTGCCAAGCACTTCTACGCCGAGGTCCTCGGTTTCACGGTGCTGATGGACAACCCGATGGGCGAGAACATGCGTTGGGTGATGCTCCAACCCCCGGGCGCCTCCACCAAGATCACCCTGGTCACCTGGTTCCCCACCATGCCCGCCGGCTCCCTCAAAGGCTCGGTACTGTCCTGCGACGACCTGGAGTCGACCCTGCGGGAACTGGCGCACCGCGGCGTCACCTTCCACGAGCAGGAAATCCAACAAGCCCCGTGGGGACGTTGGAAGTCCTTCGACGACCCCGACGGCAACGGCTGGATCGTTCAGCAGGACGCTGCGTTCTGA
- a CDS encoding RNA polymerase sigma factor produces MDEALLRSLTPSMLGILVRRGADFAAAEDAVQDALIEAVRGWPADPPRDPKGWLVTVAWRKFLDATRADVARRRREDLVDEEPEPGPAPAVDDTLQLYFLCAHPSLTPASAVALTLRAVGGLTTRQIAQAYLVPEATMAQRISRAKRTVSGVRLDQPGDVGTVLRVLYLVFNEGYSGDVDLAAEAIRLTRQLTAAIDHPEVAGLLALMLLHHARRAARTAPDGSLVPLAEQDRGRWDTALIAEGVEILQTALARDRLGEFQAQAAVAALHADAPTAGETDWVQIVEWYDELARLTDSPVVRLNRAVAVGEADGPRAGLAALAALDGSLPRYVAVAAYLHERAGDLGEAARLYAEAAHQAPNFAERDHLTRQAARLNARRNR; encoded by the coding sequence ATGGACGAGGCCCTGCTGAGGAGCCTCACCCCGAGCATGCTCGGGATCCTCGTCCGCCGCGGAGCCGACTTCGCGGCGGCCGAGGACGCCGTGCAGGACGCGCTGATCGAGGCGGTCCGCGGCTGGCCGGCCGACCCTCCGCGGGACCCGAAGGGTTGGCTGGTCACCGTTGCCTGGCGCAAGTTCCTCGACGCGACCAGGGCGGACGTTGCCCGCCGCCGGCGTGAGGACCTCGTCGACGAGGAGCCGGAGCCGGGACCCGCGCCCGCGGTGGACGACACGCTCCAGCTCTACTTCCTGTGCGCGCACCCGTCGTTGACCCCCGCGTCCGCGGTCGCGCTCACGCTGCGCGCCGTCGGCGGGCTCACCACCCGCCAGATCGCCCAGGCGTACCTGGTGCCGGAGGCGACCATGGCCCAGCGCATCAGCCGGGCCAAGCGGACCGTCTCCGGAGTGCGGCTCGACCAGCCCGGCGATGTCGGCACCGTGCTGCGCGTCCTCTACCTGGTCTTCAACGAGGGCTACTCCGGCGACGTCGACCTCGCCGCCGAGGCCATCCGGCTCACCAGGCAGCTCACGGCCGCGATCGACCACCCCGAGGTGGCGGGGCTGCTCGCCCTGATGCTGCTGCACCACGCCCGGCGGGCCGCCCGGACCGCGCCCGACGGCAGCCTGGTGCCGCTCGCCGAGCAGGACCGCGGCCGGTGGGACACGGCGTTGATCGCCGAGGGCGTCGAGATCTTGCAAACGGCCCTCGCCCGAGACCGGTTGGGCGAGTTCCAGGCCCAGGCCGCCGTCGCGGCACTGCACGCCGATGCGCCCACCGCCGGGGAGACCGACTGGGTGCAGATCGTCGAGTGGTACGACGAGCTCGCGCGACTGACCGACAGTCCGGTCGTCCGGCTCAACCGCGCGGTGGCGGTGGGCGAGGCCGATGGGCCGCGCGCGGGCCTGGCGGCACTCGCGGCGCTGGACGGCTCGCTGCCCCGCTACGTCGCGGTGGCGGCATACCTCCATGAACGCGCCGGCGACCTGGGGGAGGCGGCACGGCTGTACGCGGAGGCCGCGCACCAGGCGCCCAACTTCGCCGAACGCGATCACCTGACGCGTCAGGCCGCCCGACTCAACGCTCGTCGGAATCGCTGA
- a CDS encoding class I SAM-dependent methyltransferase: MPYGTPGNDPTSGTGERRHIFGEDAEQYDTGRPDYPHQLIADVLDFSALGAGDAALEVGAGTGKATLPFARSGVPVTCVEPDARMARVLRRRCASLPQVALAVADFENWQPVRRYGLLYCAQAWHWVDPAVRWTRARAALSPGGAMALFWNHWLLQSDELAHQLTAAHTRLGIEIPPDTLLAPRPRPARRGPDARQWRDMTANGFVDPEHRLYTSVHERSTPALIELLASLSGYRALPADARQRIFAETTRIVDAHGGRAQMEVITSLFLGRAGAAPL; encoded by the coding sequence ATGCCGTACGGGACCCCGGGCAACGACCCGACATCGGGGACAGGGGAACGCCGCCACATCTTCGGGGAGGACGCCGAACAGTACGACACGGGCCGACCCGACTACCCCCACCAACTCATCGCGGACGTCCTGGACTTCTCCGCCCTGGGCGCGGGCGACGCGGCACTGGAAGTGGGAGCCGGGACGGGCAAGGCCACGCTGCCCTTCGCCCGCTCCGGCGTACCGGTGACATGCGTCGAACCGGACGCCCGGATGGCCCGGGTGCTACGTCGCCGCTGCGCGTCACTACCCCAAGTCGCCCTCGCCGTAGCCGACTTCGAGAACTGGCAGCCGGTACGACGCTACGGGTTGCTGTACTGCGCCCAGGCATGGCACTGGGTCGACCCGGCCGTGCGCTGGACCCGGGCGCGGGCCGCGCTCTCTCCCGGCGGGGCGATGGCCCTCTTCTGGAACCACTGGCTGCTCCAGAGCGACGAGTTGGCGCACCAGTTGACGGCCGCCCACACCCGCCTCGGCATCGAGATACCGCCGGACACCCTCCTCGCCCCCCGCCCCCGCCCCGCGCGTCGCGGCCCCGACGCCCGCCAGTGGCGCGACATGACCGCGAACGGCTTCGTCGACCCGGAACACCGCCTCTACACCTCCGTACACGAACGCTCCACGCCCGCGCTCATCGAGCTGCTCGCCTCCTTGAGCGGCTACCGGGCACTTCCCGCCGACGCCCGCCAGCGGATCTTCGCCGAGACCACCCGCATCGTGGACGCGCACGGCGGCCGCGCACAGATGGAGGTCATCACCAGCCTCTTCCTGGGCCGCGCGGGGGCTGCACCGCTGTGA
- a CDS encoding chitinase, giving the protein MKPRLAVLLSATTMAAGLALSLPASLAVAAAGCASSCTVRSGAGTRAEGFVVSEAQFNQMFPNRNPFYTYNGLVAALSAYPAFANTGSDTVKRQEAAAFLANVGHETGGLVYVVEQNTGNYPHYCDATRPYGCPAGQAAYYGRGPLQLSWNFNYKAAGDALGIDLLNNPYLVERDAAVSWKTALWYWNTQNGPGTMTAHNAMVNGAGFGETIRSINGSIECNGGNPGQVQNRIDNYQRFTQILGTTPGDHLSC; this is encoded by the coding sequence ATGAAGCCCCGTCTCGCCGTCCTCCTGAGCGCCACCACCATGGCCGCCGGACTCGCCCTCTCCTTACCGGCTTCGCTCGCGGTGGCCGCGGCGGGTTGTGCCTCCTCCTGTACGGTCCGGTCCGGTGCCGGTACCCGGGCCGAGGGATTCGTCGTCAGCGAGGCGCAGTTCAACCAGATGTTCCCGAACCGGAACCCGTTCTACACCTACAACGGGCTGGTCGCCGCGCTGAGCGCCTACCCGGCGTTCGCGAACACCGGCAGCGACACCGTCAAACGCCAGGAGGCCGCGGCCTTCCTCGCCAACGTCGGCCACGAGACCGGCGGCCTGGTCTACGTCGTGGAACAGAACACCGGCAACTACCCGCACTACTGCGACGCCACCCGCCCCTACGGGTGCCCGGCCGGCCAGGCCGCCTACTACGGACGCGGGCCGCTACAGCTGAGCTGGAACTTCAACTACAAGGCCGCGGGCGACGCATTGGGGATCGACCTGCTCAACAACCCCTACCTGGTGGAGCGGGACGCCGCCGTCTCCTGGAAGACCGCGCTCTGGTACTGGAACACCCAGAACGGACCGGGCACCATGACCGCGCACAACGCCATGGTCAACGGCGCCGGCTTCGGCGAGACGATCCGCAGCATCAACGGCTCCATCGAATGCAACGGCGGCAACCCCGGCCAGGTGCAAAACCGCATCGACAACTACCAGCGCTTCACGCAGATCCTCGGCACCACGCCGGGCGACCACCTGAGCTGCTGA
- a CDS encoding TetR/AcrR family transcriptional regulator, translated as MGNEGVESWQMPKQVDHRERREEIARALWQVVERRGVSQLSVREVAKEAGISHGALQHYFTSREAMLSFAMEHATEQRALRVKQGLKELGDQPHPRDVLRVMLTEMLPLHTDARAASRMSAAYVLEALHNDTLHAQAREGMAQGRLLVEQLIRQAIADGHIASDRDPVAETNLLLALTGFTTLIELDVVEPAEALTAIDAHLYRLFAGGDGSA; from the coding sequence ATGGGAAACGAGGGTGTGGAGAGCTGGCAGATGCCGAAACAGGTGGACCACCGCGAACGCCGCGAGGAGATCGCCCGCGCGCTGTGGCAGGTGGTGGAGCGGCGCGGCGTCTCGCAGTTGTCCGTGCGCGAGGTCGCGAAGGAGGCGGGCATCTCCCACGGGGCGTTGCAGCACTACTTCACGTCCCGCGAGGCGATGCTCTCCTTCGCCATGGAGCACGCGACCGAGCAGCGCGCGCTGCGCGTCAAGCAGGGCCTCAAGGAACTGGGTGACCAGCCGCACCCCCGCGACGTACTGCGGGTGATGCTCACGGAAATGCTCCCCCTGCACACCGACGCCCGCGCGGCCAGTCGGATGAGCGCGGCCTACGTCCTGGAGGCGCTGCACAACGACACCCTCCACGCCCAGGCGCGCGAGGGGATGGCCCAAGGACGCCTGCTCGTCGAGCAGTTGATCCGCCAGGCGATCGCCGACGGCCACATCGCCTCCGACCGCGACCCGGTGGCCGAAACCAACCTCCTGCTCGCCCTCACCGGTTTCACCACCCTCATCGAACTGGACGTGGTCGAGCCCGCCGAAGCCCTCACCGCCATCGACGCGCACTTGTACCGGCTGTTCGCCGGCGGCGACGGGTCCGCCTGA
- a CDS encoding YciI family protein, translating to MAKYLLLKHYRGAPAPVNDVPMDKWTPEEISAHVQYMQDFADRLEKSGEFVDGQALAPEGTWVQYGGAGRPPVTDGPFAETKDLIAGWMVIDVDSYERAIELAGELSAAPGAGGRPIHEWLELRPFLAAPPTITE from the coding sequence ATGGCCAAGTACCTGCTGCTCAAGCACTACCGCGGCGCTCCGGCCCCGGTCAACGACGTGCCCATGGACAAGTGGACGCCGGAGGAGATCTCGGCGCACGTGCAGTACATGCAGGACTTCGCGGACCGGCTGGAGAAGAGCGGAGAGTTCGTCGACGGCCAGGCGCTCGCCCCCGAGGGGACGTGGGTGCAGTACGGCGGCGCCGGGCGTCCGCCGGTCACCGACGGCCCGTTCGCCGAGACCAAGGACCTCATCGCCGGCTGGATGGTGATCGACGTCGACAGCTACGAGCGCGCGATCGAGCTGGCCGGGGAGCTGTCGGCGGCCCCCGGGGCGGGCGGGCGGCCGATCCACGAGTGGTTGGAGCTGCGCCCGTTCCTGGCCGCGCCGCCCACCATCACGGAGTAA